In candidate division TA06 bacterium, a single genomic region encodes these proteins:
- a CDS encoding FG-GAP repeat protein: MKRCIFILCILPFAFCFCTAQTVYNLEIIFQRGTPDTSLRYWGAAIAGVGDVNGDGYDDVAVGCIRDLGGPGEDTAKVYIFYGSNSFDTIPDLLISDWSSGPGVGICGGDINGDGVSDICITAAGRVYIHFGGNPPSINPDIRFGGRLYENYSVIATGDLNGDDTTDLIVGDFWNMDGNGHVNIYKGSAAFDTIPWLRINGHDYEKFGMGLASGKDVNGDGFDDLAVGANGYNPDERGRVYIFYGGAAMDTIPDWWKDGEGPVNLLGSEGTICFAQDSAGYDKLWFGCELYPGGYNSNNNSGKVWLFNGGNPMDTLPDMTIIGPDTFYGLGTSVASGLVNSGNMGDYIAGAWTDSVMGAIGKSHLWLGSDTPDTALDAWLKGRWFRDCLGVGPTATADVNGDGKDEIILSNLAADTNNIVVICKYTGPDAVAGEPANNEQLAINNLLQNSPNPFKQSTVIKYQLSSPGRVSLMVYNVAGQLVKTLISGQVGAGQHTVKWDGRDNIGNKVSSGIYIYRLSAKGGSASGVEAGNKDMTKKLVVLR, from the coding sequence AGCCGGGGTGGGGGACGTGAACGGGGACGGATATGATGATGTGGCGGTGGGATGTATTAGGGACCTCGGCGGGCCTGGGGAAGATACGGCTAAAGTTTATATATTTTATGGCAGCAATTCTTTTGATACCATACCTGATTTGTTGATATCAGACTGGAGCAGTGGGCCTGGGGTGGGCATTTGCGGGGGGGATATAAATGGCGACGGCGTAAGCGATATTTGCATTACTGCCGCCGGAAGGGTTTACATTCATTTTGGAGGAAATCCGCCAAGCATAAACCCCGACATTAGATTTGGAGGCCGGCTTTATGAGAATTACAGCGTAATTGCCACCGGGGATCTGAACGGCGACGACACCACGGACCTTATTGTGGGTGATTTCTGGAATATGGACGGCAACGGGCACGTGAATATCTATAAAGGCTCGGCGGCCTTTGACACCATACCGTGGTTAAGAATAAACGGGCATGATTATGAAAAATTCGGTATGGGATTAGCTTCGGGTAAAGATGTTAATGGCGATGGGTTTGACGATTTGGCGGTTGGCGCCAATGGTTATAACCCCGATGAGCGGGGGCGGGTTTATATTTTTTACGGCGGCGCTGCTATGGATACCATCCCCGATTGGTGGAAGGATGGCGAAGGGCCGGTAAACTTGCTTGGTTCGGAAGGAACTATTTGTTTTGCCCAAGACAGTGCCGGATACGATAAGCTATGGTTCGGTTGCGAATTATATCCCGGCGGATATAATTCCAATAACAATTCCGGCAAGGTATGGCTGTTTAATGGCGGAAACCCAATGGATACTTTGCCTGATATGACCATAATAGGCCCGGATACTTTTTATGGGTTGGGCACATCGGTAGCTTCCGGACTTGTAAATAGCGGTAATATGGGAGACTATATTGCCGGCGCCTGGACCGACAGTGTAATGGGCGCCATAGGTAAAAGCCACTTGTGGTTAGGTTCAGACACGCCGGATACTGCGCTTGATGCCTGGCTAAAGGGCCGGTGGTTTAGAGACTGTCTTGGCGTGGGGCCTACGGCCACCGCGGATGTAAATGGCGACGGCAAAGACGAAATTATACTAAGCAATCTCGCTGCCGACACCAACAATATTGTGGTGATCTGCAAATACACCGGACCGGATGCGGTTGCGGGGGAACCAGCGAACAATGAACAATTAGCAATTAACAATTTGCTGCAGAACTCACCCAATCCGTTTAAGCAGTCAACAGTGATCAAATATCAATTATCGTCGCCGGGGCGGGTAAGCCTTATGGTATATAACGTGGCCGGGCAGTTGGTGAAAACGCTGATCAGCGGGCAAGTCGGCGCCGGGCAGCACACCGTCAAATGGGACGGTCGGGATAACATAGGAAACAAAGTGTCCTCGGGCATCTACATCTACCGGCTGTCCGCCAAAGGCGGATCCGCCTCAGGAGTAGAGGCTGGAAACAAAGATATGACCAAAAAGCTGGTGGTGCTTCGGTAA
- a CDS encoding T9SS type A sorting domain-containing protein: MEDLIYFAWEIKNTGTDTLYNVYLAPTADCDIGNESDTSANDVCYYDTTTNMAYQYQIDSTEVGWTIPPGCVGINILQGPVATKDYTLPDGRQIFTGDTLGLTHFKVFSIAIDPPTNMEQYKEMAGYDYTTGLYVPFDPKPSPGDCCFIASTGPVDLAPGASVRLAVCLICAGYNYAYLNIDDTLAIDSLRLKARYAKIYYDQLDIFGSPGENAITSFVLCQNAPNPFSQFTIIKYQISKSQMVNLKVYNIAGQAVSVLVNEVRKAGSYEVRWDGMDEERRKVSNGIYIYQLKTGDKNMIKKMTLIK; encoded by the coding sequence TTGGAAGACCTGATATATTTTGCATGGGAGATAAAAAACACCGGGACCGATACCCTGTATAATGTTTACCTGGCCCCCACCGCCGACTGTGACATCGGGAATGAAAGCGACACTTCGGCCAATGATGTTTGTTACTATGATACTACCACCAACATGGCCTATCAGTATCAAATCGATTCAACAGAAGTGGGCTGGACAATACCCCCAGGATGCGTGGGCATTAATATTTTACAGGGGCCGGTTGCCACCAAGGATTATACCTTGCCGGACGGAAGGCAGATATTTACCGGAGATACTTTGGGGTTAACGCACTTCAAAGTATTTAGCATTGCCATAGACCCGCCCACGAATATGGAACAATACAAAGAAATGGCCGGGTATGATTATACTACGGGGTTATATGTTCCTTTCGATCCCAAACCGTCACCCGGAGACTGTTGCTTTATAGCCTCAACCGGTCCGGTGGACCTGGCTCCGGGGGCTTCTGTCCGGCTGGCGGTGTGTTTGATCTGTGCCGGGTATAATTATGCTTATTTAAATATAGATGATACCTTAGCCATTGATTCACTGCGGTTAAAGGCCCGCTATGCCAAAATATATTACGATCAACTGGACATATTCGGTTCACCGGGAGAAAACGCCATTACCTCCTTTGTTCTTTGCCAGAACGCGCCAAACCCATTTTCTCAATTTACAATCATCAAATACCAGATATCCAAATCCCAAATGGTAAATCTTAAGGTGTATAACATTGCCGGACAAGCGGTGAGTGTGCTTGTTAATGAGGTTAGGAAGGCTGGAAGTTATGAAGTCCGTTGGGATGGCATGGATGAAGAAAGACGAAAAGTCTCAAATGGAATTTATATTTACCAACTGAAGACTGGGGATAAAAACATGATTAAAAAGATGACTTTAATAAAATAA